The DNA segment GAAAAGGACTGATTCGGGGCGTCCACCCTATATCGGATGTTATTTTTATTTGACAGATTTCAAAGATTCATTTGATTTGTAAAAAAACCCTTGGGAGGAACAAGTGGATTTCAAAGACCAGATCATACAGCTGTCTGACAGGATCGAAAAACTCAAAAAACAAATCCAGACCGAAGAAGCGACCAAGAACGCCTTCATCATGCCCTTGATCATGGCATTGGGCTATGACATTTTCAATCCCATGGAAGTTATTCCGGAATTCGTCTGCGACATAGGCACGAAAAAAGGGGAAAAGATAGATTATGCCATCTTTAAGGAAGGCAAGCCAATGATCTTGATCGAATGCAAACATTGCGGGCACGATCTGAACGTCCATGAAGGTCAGCTTCTTAGGTATTTTCACGTGTCCGGGGCAAGATTCGGGATCCTCACCAATGGCATCATCTATAGGTTTTATACCGATCTCAAGGCACCGAACAAGATGGATGAAAAGCCTTTCTTCGAGATCAACATGACCGATATCAAAGAGAATGAGATCGACGAATTGAAGAAATTCCATAAATCCTATTTCGACATCGACAACGTTCTCAGCACCGCGAGTGAGCTGCAGTACACCAACCAATTGAAATCGCTTATCAAGGCGGAGATGTCCAATCCCAGCGAGGGCCTGGTGAGACATTTGGCCAAAACTGTTTATACCGGGAAAATGATGGCACATGTACTCGAACAGTTCACTGAGCTAACCAGGAAATCATTCAACGCGGTCATCAGCGAGATAATCACTGAACGCCTGAAAACAGTCCTGAACAAAGAAAAGGAGGAAGAGGAGAAGAAAGCGTTGGAAAACAAAGACAAAGCCCCTCAGAAAGATGATGGGATCGTTACCACTCTTGAAGAAATGGAAGCCTTCTACATCGTCAAGGCCATCCTCTCCCAAAAGATACCGCTAAACAGGGTGTTCCATCGCGACACGAAATCCTACTTTGGCATCCTGCTGGATAACAACAACCGCAAACCGATCTGCAGATTGTATCTGGACGGGAAAAAGAAATACCTCTACACCATCGGCGAAGGGAAAAAGGAAACTAAACACGAGTTGGAATCCCTGGATGATATATATAAGCACGCTCATGAACTGCTGGATGCCGTGGTTATGTATGAAGGCATGAGCAATAAACCCTAGTTGAGCCATATGTAGAATGCGCAGTTATTAAAAAGAAAAAAGTTCTTATTTGATTTCAGAGTTTTGAAAACAAATGGAGGAAACATGGCTTTGAAAAAATGCAATGAATGCGGGGGTGAGGTTAGCAGCAGCGCGAAGGTGTGCCCTCATTGCGGCAAGAAATTAAAGGCCAGCGGATGTGATCTGATCATCTTCATATTGTTGGCGGCAATACTCCTGCCTTTTTTGATTCACGCCGTATTCAAGGCAATGGATTCATCCAATAAGGGAGGGTATAAACCGGCAAACATACCTGAATTGGTTGAGTATAAGGTGGTCAAACGCTGGGAAATACAAGGACGTGGCTGGGGAAAACTAGTGTTGATATCTCCAGATAAAAGGAACTTGGATGACATGCTGAAGTTGGGAAAAACCCTCGAATACGATAGCCGCA comes from the Candidatus Syntrophosphaera sp. genome and includes:
- a CDS encoding type I restriction enzyme HsdR N-terminal domain-containing protein is translated as MDFKDQIIQLSDRIEKLKKQIQTEEATKNAFIMPLIMALGYDIFNPMEVIPEFVCDIGTKKGEKIDYAIFKEGKPMILIECKHCGHDLNVHEGQLLRYFHVSGARFGILTNGIIYRFYTDLKAPNKMDEKPFFEINMTDIKENEIDELKKFHKSYFDIDNVLSTASELQYTNQLKSLIKAEMSNPSEGLVRHLAKTVYTGKMMAHVLEQFTELTRKSFNAVISEIITERLKTVLNKEKEEEEKKALENKDKAPQKDDGIVTTLEEMEAFYIVKAILSQKIPLNRVFHRDTKSYFGILLDNNNRKPICRLYLDGKKKYLYTIGEGKKETKHELESLDDIYKHAHELLDAVVMYEGMSNKP
- a CDS encoding zinc ribbon domain-containing protein; translation: MALKKCNECGGEVSSSAKVCPHCGKKLKASGCDLIIFILLAAILLPFLIHAVFKAMDSSNKGGYKPANIPELVEYKVVKRWEIQGRGWGKLVLISPDKRNLDDMLKLGKTLEYDSRNHNFAVISVYDDIKAIESRDAVLNERADKKTTDFYDKHMVGVYNQNGGKKMWTIYLEGVSKQITEQVNY